From the genome of Pseudoxanthomonas sp.:
CCGGGAACAGCACCAGGTCGGCGCCGTATTCGTCACGCGCCACCGCGATCTGCTCGATGATGCGCCTGGTATTTCCGGCCAGGTCACCGACCGGGAAATCGAACTGCGCCATCGCGATGCGGAGCGTTGCGGACATGGGTCACCTGGAGCGAAGGAAGCGGGAAGACCCCTGCATTATTTCAGAATGCCGCATCGTGACCACGGCGGCGCCCTGTAGGGTGAAGCTTGTGGCAGTCCCATCTTGGGGACTCCTCTGCTCTTCGTTCAGATCATCGGGAAAGCTCCCAGCGGAGCAAGCTCCGCTCTACAGGGGACCGTTGCCAGGAATAGGCCTCCCATGGGTCACGGAACGCCGCCGAAGAACGCCTGCACGTCAGCCACCTCGCGGGTGCGGGAAAACGGCGGCAACGATTGCATGAAGGTGCGGCCATAGGCTTTGGTCGACAGGCGCGGGTCGCACAGCACCAGCACACCGCGATCCGACTCGCTGCGGATCAAGCGGCCCACGCCCTGCTTGAGCGCGATCACCGCCTGCGGCAGTTGTTCATCGCGGAATGGATTACCGCCGGCGTTGCGGATGGCTTCCAGCTTGGCTTCGAACACCGGATCGTCCGGCGCGGCGAAGGGCAGCTTGTCGATCACCACCACGCTGAGCGCCTCGCCGACCACGTCGACGCCTTCGCGAAAACTGGCCGAACCCAGCAGCACGCCGTTGCCCGACTCGCGGAATCGCTGCAGCAGCGTCGCGCGCGGCGCCTGGCCCTGCACGAACAGCGGCCATGGCGCATCGCGCAGGGCTTCGGCCGCTTCGCGCAGCGCACGGTGCGAGGCGAACAACAGGAACGCGCGCCCGTTCGAAGCATGCAGCACCGGCAGCAGCGCAGCGATCAAGGCGGTGCCGTAGCCGCGTGCATTCGGATCCGGCAGTCCGGGCGGCTGGTAGCACAGCGCCTGGCGCGGCCAGTCGAACGGGCTGGGTTGCAGCAGCGTGTGCGGATCATCCAGGCCCAGGCGCGTGGCGATGTGGTCGAAGCCATCACCAATGGTCAGAGTGGCCGAGGTGAAGATCCAGGCCGCGTGCGAATCCTGCCGGTGCTGGCGCAACGGCCCGGATACATCCAGCGGCGTGCGCTGGCAACGGAACGCGCGCGGCGTGAGTTCGTACCAGAACACATCGGTGGACGGCATGCGCAGGCCGCCGTCCATGTCATCCAGCGGGAAATCATCGTTGGCATCGGCCTGCGCCGCAGGCAACGGCAGTTCATCGGCCGACGGCTCGCCCAGCCAACGTTGCAGGCGGCCGGTGATGTCGCGCGCGCGCGCATACGCGGCGTCCAGCCCGGGCGCAGCCTGCGCCAACGGGCCCAGCACACGCCCGAGATCCTGCAGCGCGATCACCAGTGTGTCGAAGCCGTCGCGCACCGCGGGGCTACCCAGCGCGCGCTGGCGCGTGCCGCGTGGCGGCAACACTTCCATCGCCGCGCGCAGTTCGCGCAGTGAAAAATCCAGTGCGCGTGCCCATGGTTCGACCTGCGCCAGCGCGCCGGGGACCGCACGGCTTTCGGTGATGGCGTCGCGCACCAGTTCCTGCAA
Proteins encoded in this window:
- a CDS encoding ATP-dependent DNA helicase, translated to MSQLSHASREALGEGGALAIRLEQFVPRDAQLNLTGAIADALDARDTLLAEAGTGTGKTFAYLVPVLLSGMKAILSTGTRALQDQLYHRDLPRVRAALGVGHSAALLKGRSNYLCRYRLSQARGEPQFANRDQVDQFQRIVVWSGRTRYGDMAELESLPDDSPLLPMVTSTVDNCLGTECPFWDDCFVVQARQRAQAADIVVVNHHLLLADLALKQEGFGEILPGAQAFVIDEAHQLPELAANFFGEGFGLRPLQELVRDAITESRAVPGALAQVEPWARALDFSLRELRAAMEVLPPRGTRQRALGSPAVRDGFDTLVIALQDLGRVLGPLAQAAPGLDAAYARARDITGRLQRWLGEPSADELPLPAAQADANDDFPLDDMDGGLRMPSTDVFWYELTPRAFRCQRTPLDVSGPLRQHRQDSHAAWIFTSATLTIGDGFDHIATRLGLDDPHTLLQPSPFDWPRQALCYQPPGLPDPNARGYGTALIAALLPVLHASNGRAFLLFASHRALREAAEALRDAPWPLFVQGQAPRATLLQRFRESGNGVLLGSASFREGVDVVGEALSVVVIDKLPFAAPDDPVFEAKLEAIRNAGGNPFRDEQLPQAVIALKQGVGRLIRSESDRGVLVLCDPRLSTKAYGRTFMQSLPPFSRTREVADVQAFFGGVP